A segment of the Streptomyces pactum genome:
CACCGAGGTCCCGGTACGCCGTCCAGGCCGCCGCCGGGTCACCGGTGCGCTGGGCGCGCAGCATGTCGAGTGCGGCCGTGCCGGCCTCGCCGTAGCGGGCCAACTGCTCGGACCAGGGGGCGACCTCGGCGGCGAGGCCGGTGGCGCGCCCGTCGCCGGGGAGCCGGTCCGGCAGCCCGCGCAGTACCCCGAACTCCTCGCGCAGCCGCTTCGCCGCCGTGTCGCGGCCCGTGGCGCGCTCGTCCCAGAACGCCTCGATCAGCGGTCGCAGGTACGCCGACTCCTCGGTGCCGAGGACCGAGGACGCGTCGTTGCCGGCCAGCGCCGTGAGCGCCTCCCGCTCTTGGCGGCCACCGTCGGCGGCGAGGTCGTCGATGGCGGCCCGCCAGGACTCCCCGGGGCGGTAGGCGCGCGGGTTCCAGGCGTAGTCGGCGCTGGTGAACAGCGGGATGCGGGACGCCGTCGGCTGCTCCATCGCGTTGGCGAGGAGCGCCGCCGATCCGGTGGCGACCGCCGGTTCACGGCCCTGGTAGGGGCCCAGGAAGAGACGGCCGGGGGCGTAGTCGTTGACCGGGTAGTTGTCCACGGTGACGAGGGGGTGCCCGAACACCTCCCGGGCCTTCGCCAGTTCGCGTCCCGTGATGGTCCGGGGCACCACGCCCACGCCGGTCCACGCCACCCGGACCCGCCGGTCCAAGGCGCCGGCCAGCGCACGGCGGTAGGCGGTCGTCCCGTCCTGGTAGTACTCGGTCGGCATCACCGTCAGCTCGGGGGTGCCGTCCGGGTGGCGCCCGGCGAGGTGCCTGGCCACCGCGTTCGCCACGTGGGCCTGCGCCCGCGCCGCCGCCGCGGGTCCCGACCCGAACCGATCCGCGTCGGCGTCGCAGTGCCACTCGCTGTAGCTGACGTCCTGGAACTGGAGCTGGAAGGCGCTGAAGCCCAGCTCCCGCATCCCGTCCAGCTTGCGTGCCAGCGCCCGCGCGTCCGTGTCCGAGGAGAAGCACATCGCCTGGCCCGGCGACACCGCCCAGGCGAGCCCGACGTGGTTGCGGCGGGCCCGCTCGGCCAGCTCCCGGAAGCGCGCCCGCTGCCCGTCCGGGTAGGGCTCGCGCCAGCGGGCCTGCCGGTGGAGGTCGTCACCGGGGGCGTAGAGGTAGCGGTTCTGCTTCGTGCGGCCCAGGAAGTCCAACTGCGACAGGCGTTCCCGGTGCGTCCAGGGGGTGCCGTAGAAACCCTCCGCGATGCCGCGCACGGCGGTGCCGGGCCAGTCCCGGACCACCACCGCCGCCAGGGTCCCGTCGTCCGGCCGCACCAACTGCCGCAGCGTCTGCACGGCGTGGAACAGCCCGTCCGGGCCGGCCCCGGCGAGGGTGACGGCCCCGCGGCCGACGTTCAGTCGGTACCCGCCGGAGGGCAGCCCGTCCGGGGAGCCGCCCGCCGGTGCGGGCCCGTCCGGGGAACCGCCCGCCTGCGGGTCCTGCCGGGAGCCGCCCTGGGGTTCCTCCGTCGTCGCGCGCACCACCAGCGCCCCCGCGGGCGGGCGCTCGCCGGCCGCCGGGGTCGTGATCCGGCGCGCGCCCGCCTTCCGCAGCAGCGCGTCCAGGGCCTCGACGGCGTACGGGTCCGCCGCCGCGTCGGTGATCAGTGCGACCTCGTCGGTGACCGGCACCGGGGCGCCGTTCGCCCGGAGGGACTGCGGGCGCGGCCAGAGCGCCACGTCGCCGCCGCCCTCCCGGCCGGGAGGCGCCGAATCCGCCCCCGCACCCGGGCCGGGAACGGCCAGCGCGACGGGCGCCGCCGCCAGGGCGCCGACGGGACCCAGCGTTCCGGCCAGGACGGCGATGGCGAGTGCGGCCGCCCTCCTCCTGCGCCGCGGCTGCACGGGCACGGGTCCCTCCCGGTGGTCGCCCGGCGTCCGCGTCCGCCTGGGTCACGTCCGGGTCACGTCTGTGTCACGAGTGAGCCCACCACCCGTGTGGTGAACGTGTCAACGACACTCGCCCTGGTGACCGGTTTGCGTGATCGCCGAATGGGTTAGGTGACTGTTTTGCCCGAATTCGGAGCGAGTTCTCGGGAGAGGAGTGTGACCAGGAGCACGTTGTCGGTGTTGGGGCGTCTGTCCTCGCGCGGACTGGGTAGGGCTGCCGTGACCCGCCAAAAGCGTGCTCGGCGAACGTCGGCGAAGCTCGACAGGGCCCGGCGACGCTCGACGACGATCCACAAAGCCTCACGAAGGAGACCCCCGTGGCTGCACTCGCACCGCTTCTGCTCCCGGCCCCGTCCAAACCCGTGGCGGAGCCGTCCACCCCTTGGGCGGAGCCCTCCGCCGCCTCCGACACCCCGCACTACTGCGTCTTCGGCGCCACCGGAAGCTGTGCCGAGGCCCCGCTCACCAGCGAGCCGCCGCTGCCCGACGCCGAGCCCCTCACCAGCGAGTCGCCGTTCGCCGACGCCGTTCCGCTGACCAGCGAGTCCTCGCCCGAACTCACGGCGGACGTGCCGGAGCAGGGCGGCCCCTCCTTCGCCGTCCCGGAACCCACGAGGTCGTAGAGGTCCACCGATGCCAGCAGACCGGCCGGCCGAGCCACCCGCCGAGGACCTTTCCGAGGACCTGACCCGGCTCGCCGACCTGCACGGCGTCGCCACCTCCTACCGCCCGTCCCCGGACCGCACCGTCGCGGCCTCGGCCACCGCCGTCACCCTGGCACTGGCCGCTCTCGGTGTGGACACGGGCACGCCGCAGGCCGTCCGCGCCGCGCTCGCCGCCCGCGAGTGCGTGCTGCGCGAACGCCTGCTGCCGCCCACCGTGGTCGCCTGGAGCGGCGGCGCGCCACCGGCCGCCCTGACGGCGCTGCCCGAGGGCACCCGGCTGCGCGTCGACACCGAGCGGGGCGAGACCCGCGAGGGCGCCGGACAACTGCCGCCCGGCGTCCACCGGCTGACGGCCACCGCGCCCGACGGCCGGACCGCCCGGGCCCACCTGATCGTCGCCCCCGCCCGGCTGCCCGTCCCCGCGGGACGCTCCTACGGCCTCCTCGTCCAGCTCTACTCGCTCCTCTCCCGCCGCTCCTGGGGCATGGGCGACCTCGGCGACCTCGGCGAACTGGCCACCTGGGCCGGACGCGCCCTCGGCGCCGGGTTCGTCCAGGTCAACCCGCTGCACGCGGCCGTGCCCGGCGCCCCCGCCGACCCCTCCCCGTACCGGCCCTCCTCGCGCCGCTTCCCCGACCCCGTCCACCTGAGGATCGAGGACGTGCCCGAGTTCGCGTACGTCACCGACCACGAGCGCGCCCGGGCGCTGCGGGAACAGGGCGGACGGCTGCGCGAGGCCGTGCTGGGCGAGGACGCCCTGATCGACCGGGACGCCGTGTGGGAGCTCAAGCGCGAGGCCCTCGAACTGCTCCGCGAGGTCCCCCTCGGACCCGGCCGCCGTGCCGCCTACTGCGACTACCTCGCCGAACAGGGCACCGCCCTGGAGGACCACGCCACCTGGTGCGCGCTCGCCGAGGTCCACGGCTCCGACTGGCACCGCTGGCCCGAGGGCCTGCGCGATCCCCGCTCGGCCGACACCGAGCGGGCCCGCGGCGAGCTGATGGACCGCGTCGACTTCCACTCCCGCCTCACCTGGCTCACGGACACCCAGCTCACCGACGCCCAGCGCGCCGCCCGCGAGGCCGGCATGCCGGTCGGGATCGTGCACGACCTCGCCGTGGGCGTGCACCCGCGAGGCGCCGACTCCTGGGCGCAGCAGGAGTACTTCGCCGCCGGCATGTCGGTGGGCGCGCCGCCGGACGCCTTCAACGCGCGGGGCCAGGACTGGGGCCTGCCGCCCTGGCGCCCCGACCGCCTGGCCGCCGGTGGCTACGCGCCGTTCCGGCGCCTGCTGCGGGGCCTGTTCCGCTACGCCGGAGCCCTGCGCATCGACCACGTCATGGGTCTGTTCCGGCTCTGGTGGGTCCCCGAGGGGCACCCGCCCACCGAGGGCACCTACGTCCGCTACGACGCCGAGGCGATGCTCGCCGTCCTCGTCCTGGAGGCCACCCGGGCCGGCGCCGTGGTGATCGGCGAGGACCTGGGCACCGTGGAGCCCGGCGTGCGCGAGGCGCTGCGCGAACGCGGGGTGCTCGGCACGTCGGTGCTGTGGTTCGAGCGCGACTGGGCGGGCGACGGCCGCCCGCTGCCGCCCGAGCGGTGGCGCGCCGACTGCCTGGCCACCGCCACCACCCACGACCTGCCGCCCACCGCCGCCCGCCTCACCGGCGAACACGTCGAACTGCGCGACCGCCTCGGCCTGCTCGCCCGCCCGCTGGAGGAGGAGCGGGCCGAAGCGGCGGCGGACATCGCGGAATGGCTGGACGTACTGGCCCGGCTCGGCCTGCTGCACGGCACCGGCGGCGACACCGGCGCCCCCTCCGAGGAGGCCGGCATCCAGGCCGTCCACCGCTTCCTGCTGCGCACCCCCGCCCGCATGGCGGGCGTCTGGCTCCCGGACGCCGTCGGCGACCGCCGCCCGCAGAACCTGCCCGGCACCTGGGACCAGTACCCGAACTGGCGCCTGCCCGTCGCCGACGCCGAGGGCCGCCCCGTGACCCTGGAGGACCTGGCCGCCTCGCCCCGGCTGCACGCCCTGTTCGACGTCGTACGGGACCGCGCCGGCGACTGAGCCGCCCGCCGGGAGGCCGCTCGCGGACCCCGTACGGCACCTCGTACGGCACCCCGGGCGCGCGGCCCTTCCGGCCGTTCGCTAACTTTGCACCGTGGACAAGAAGAACGCCCTGCGCGCCGGCGCCCTGGCAGCCGGTACGACGCTGATGATGCTGCTCATGTCGTCCCCCGCGCTCGCGCTGACCCGCGACGACGGCGACGACCCCGGTCCGGGCCTGAGCGTCGTCGAGACGCTGGGCCTCTACGTCGTGGCCCCGATCGCGCTGTTCGCGGTCATCGCGGTCCTGGTCATGGTCCTGGACAGGTCCAAGGAGGAGCACCGCGTGACCTCCCGCAACATCAAGACCCGGCCCAAGGCCGACGCCAAGGCCTGACGGGTCGCAAGCCCGACGGGTCCGACGCCCCGACGGCTCGCCTCAGCTTCACCGAGGGCGCCGGCCCCACCGCACGTACGCACGTCAGCGCGGGTACGTACGGGGGGCCGGCGCCCTCGGTGCGTCCTGCGCCTGCTTCTCGGTCCCGGCGAGCAGGTCCCGCAGCAGGCCGGCCAGTTGGGCGGCCCGTTCGTCGTCGAGGGCGGACAGCGCCTCCGTCTGGGCGGCGAGGCCCGCGCCGACCGCCTCGTCGATCAGCTCCAGGCCCCGGTCGGTGAGCGTGACCTGCAGTCCCCGGCGGTCGTGCGGATCGGGGGAGCGGCGCAGCAGTCCCGCCCGTTCGAGTTTGTCGAGGCGGCCGGTCATGCCGCCGGTGGTGAGCATCAGCGTGGCCGAGAGCTGCCGCGGGGAGAGCGTGTAGGGCTCGCCGGAGCGGCGCAGAGTGGCCAGGGCGTCGAACTCCCCGCGGGAGATACCGAAACGCGCGTACGCCTTCTCCATCCGGTCGCCCATCGCGCGGGCGAGCCGGAAGACGCGGCCGAACACCTCCATGGCCGCCGTGTCCAGGTCGGGCCGCACCGCCGCCCACTGGTCGATGATCGCGTCGACGGGGTCCTTGCGCGGCTCGGGGCGTTCATTCATGGCACGAGTATCGAGACGGTTCCGCTCGGCCGCAAGAAAGTAGCTTGATGGAAACTTGCTTACAGCTAAGCTACTTTCCACTGAGCTTCTGCTGGGCTTCTGCTGAGCTTCCGCTCCTCCCGTCTTCCGGAAAGGGGGCCCGCCATGGCCGCCGGCCGCCCCGCCCTCATCGCGCTCACCGCCCTCGCCCCCGTCTCCTGGGGCACCACCTACGCCGTGACCACCGAGTTCCTGCCGGCCGACCGGCCCCTGTTCACCGGGCTGATGCGTGCACTGCCCGCCGGTCTGCTGCTGCTCGCCCTCGCCCGGGTGCTGCCGCGCGGCGCCTGGTGGTGGAGGGCGGCGGTGCTGGGCGCGCTGAACATCGGGGCCTTCTTCCCGCTGCTGTTCCTCTCCGCGTACCGGCTGCCGGGCGGTATGGCCGCCGCGGTCGGCTCGGTCGGCCCGCTGTTCGTCGTCGGGCTCTCGGCGCTGCTGCTCGGGCAGCGGCCCACCACCCGGTCCGTGCTCACCGGCGTCGTCGCCGCGTTCGGGGTCAGCCTGGTGGTGCTGAGGGCGGCCGGGGCGCTGGACACGCTCGGCGTGCTGGCGGCGCTCGCGTCCACCGCCTCCATGTCGGCCGGCACCGTCCTCACCAAGCGGTGGGGCCGCCCGGACGGCGTCGGCCCGCTCGCGCTCACCGGCTGGCAGCTCACCGCGGGCGGCCTGCTCATCGCGCCGCTCGCCCTCCTGGCCGAGGGGGCGCCGCCCGCGCTGGACGGCCCGGCGGTCGGCGGCTACCTCTACCTGGCGCTGGCCAACACGGCGGTGGCGTACTGGCTCTGGTTCCGCGGCATCGGCCGGCTCTCCGCGACCCAGGTCACCTTCCTCGGCCCGCTCTCGCCGCTGACCGCCGCCGTCGTCGGCTGGGCGGCGCTCGGCCAGGCGCTGACGCCGCTGCAACTGGTGGGCATGGCGCTGGCGTTCGGGGCGACGGCGGCGGGCCAGCTCGCACCGCGCGCGGCGGCGGCCGAGCCTGCCCGATCTTTCGGTTCCGCTTCGAAGAACGGTCGAAAGGATGCGATGGACCTGACGGGTCCGGCGCTGCGACGGTAGGCGCACCGTTCGCGGGCGACGCACCCCGGGATCGCGGTGCGGGTGCGGGTGCGGGTGCGGGAGGCCGAGGCGCAGGAGGCGTACGAGCTGCTGGCGGACGGTGCGGTGGACCTCGCGCTGTCGCTGGCCGCGCAGGCGCCGAGCGCCGTCGACCCGCGCTTCACCCGCGTCCCGCTCCTCGCCGACCCGCTGGACGTCGCGCTGCCCCGCGACCACCCACTGGCCCGCGCGGGTCGAGCCCCTGCGGGGGTGGTCGCCGAGCGTGCGCGGGGCTCGCCGCCGGCATCACCCGGGGGTGTTGGAGGACATGCGCGGGGCGCGGCGCTGCGCCCCTGCGGGGGTGGTCTTTGAGCGTGCGCGGGGCTCGTCGCCGAGCCGCCCGGGCACGTCGCCGCAGGCGTACCCGACCGCGCCGAGGCCGACCGCCCCGTGGTACGGCGTCCGCGCGTGCGCCTTGGGAACGCCTCCGGGGCCGACTGCCCCGTGGTACGGCGTCCGCGCGTGCGCCTTGGGAACGCCTCCGGGGCCGACTGCCCCGTGGTACGGCGTCCGCGCGTGCGCCTTGGGAACGCCTCCGGGGCCGACTGCCCCGTGGTACGGCGTCCGCGCGTGCGCCTTGGGAACGCCTCCGGGGCCGACTGCCCCGTGGTACGGCGTCCGCGCGTGCGCCTTGGGAACGCCTCCGGGGCCGACTGCCCCGTGGTACGGCGTCCGCGCGTGCGCCTTGGGAACGCCTCCGAGGCCGACCGCCCCCTGGTACGGCGTCCGCGCGTACACCGCCGAACGCCTCCGGGGGCGCCCCGCACCGTGCGGGCGCCCCCGGAGGCGTACTCGTGAGGTACGGGCTACTCGGCCGCCGCCGCGTCCGCCGCCTGCGCACGCAGCGCGCGCTCGACGCCCGAGCGGGACTCCGAGACCAGTCGCCGCAGGGCCGCGTTCGGCTCGGCGGCGGCCAGCCAGGCGTCCGTGCGGTCCAGCGTCTCCTGGGACACCTGCACCGCCGGATACAGGCCGACCGCGATCTGCTGGGCCATCTCGTGCGAACGGGACTCCCAGACGCCCTTCAGCGCCTCGAAGTACCGCTCCGTGTACGACGCCAGCAGCTCGCGCTGATCGGTCTGGACGAAGCCGGCGATGACCGCCTCCTGCACGGCGTTCGGCAGTTGGTCGGACTCCACGACCGACTCCCAGGCCTCCGCCTTGGCCGCCTCGGTCGGGCGGGCGGCCCGCGCGGTGGCGGCGTGCCGCTCACCGGCTGCCGTCCTGTCCCGCTCGTACTCGCTCTGGATCTCCGAGCCGCCGAACCGGCCCACGGCCGCCAGCCGCTGCACGAACGCCCAGCGCAGCTCGGTGTCGACGGCCAGGCCCTCGATCGTCCGCGTGCCGTC
Coding sequences within it:
- a CDS encoding beta-N-acetylglucosaminidase domain-containing protein — its product is MQPRRRRRAAALAIAVLAGTLGPVGALAAAPVALAVPGPGAGADSAPPGREGGGDVALWPRPQSLRANGAPVPVTDEVALITDAAADPYAVEALDALLRKAGARRITTPAAGERPPAGALVVRATTEEPQGGSRQDPQAGGSPDGPAPAGGSPDGLPSGGYRLNVGRGAVTLAGAGPDGLFHAVQTLRQLVRPDDGTLAAVVVRDWPGTAVRGIAEGFYGTPWTHRERLSQLDFLGRTKQNRYLYAPGDDLHRQARWREPYPDGQRARFRELAERARRNHVGLAWAVSPGQAMCFSSDTDARALARKLDGMRELGFSAFQLQFQDVSYSEWHCDADADRFGSGPAAAARAQAHVANAVARHLAGRHPDGTPELTVMPTEYYQDGTTAYRRALAGALDRRVRVAWTGVGVVPRTITGRELAKAREVFGHPLVTVDNYPVNDYAPGRLFLGPYQGREPAVATGSAALLANAMEQPTASRIPLFTSADYAWNPRAYRPGESWRAAIDDLAADGGRQEREALTALAGNDASSVLGTEESAYLRPLIEAFWDERATGRDTAAKRLREEFGVLRGLPDRLPGDGRATGLAAEVAPWSEQLARYGEAGTAALDMLRAQRTGDPAAAWTAYRDLGALRERLGSARATVGEGVLEPFLRRAQKAYEAWAGLDHEPAGSTAGADDGRTLRFPRARPLATVTVLADPGTRGEVEIRVPGGDWRRIGTLDASGATELTVRQDAGAVRVSGPDAARVRHLVPWFDDTADASLELPEEKTDSDTEPGAEPGAEPGAEPGAEPAPERDTEGDAGTRTATDAEIGGTERLTARLGSLRPADVRGTLTAKAPEGVEVRVPEGPLTLPRGQEVDVPVEVEVAPDTPARSYDVRLAFGGTTRTLTVRAFPRTGGPDLARTGTARSSADETPDFPASAANDGDPATRWSSPADDGAWWQVELARPVRLGQVVLRWQDAYPSAYRIQVSADGRTWRTAASVRDGRGGREALRMDEKDVRYVRVQGEKRATRYGYSLWSVEAYAVEK
- the malQ gene encoding 4-alpha-glucanotransferase, translated to MPADRPAEPPAEDLSEDLTRLADLHGVATSYRPSPDRTVAASATAVTLALAALGVDTGTPQAVRAALAARECVLRERLLPPTVVAWSGGAPPAALTALPEGTRLRVDTERGETREGAGQLPPGVHRLTATAPDGRTARAHLIVAPARLPVPAGRSYGLLVQLYSLLSRRSWGMGDLGDLGELATWAGRALGAGFVQVNPLHAAVPGAPADPSPYRPSSRRFPDPVHLRIEDVPEFAYVTDHERARALREQGGRLREAVLGEDALIDRDAVWELKREALELLREVPLGPGRRAAYCDYLAEQGTALEDHATWCALAEVHGSDWHRWPEGLRDPRSADTERARGELMDRVDFHSRLTWLTDTQLTDAQRAAREAGMPVGIVHDLAVGVHPRGADSWAQQEYFAAGMSVGAPPDAFNARGQDWGLPPWRPDRLAAGGYAPFRRLLRGLFRYAGALRIDHVMGLFRLWWVPEGHPPTEGTYVRYDAEAMLAVLVLEATRAGAVVIGEDLGTVEPGVREALRERGVLGTSVLWFERDWAGDGRPLPPERWRADCLATATTHDLPPTAARLTGEHVELRDRLGLLARPLEEERAEAAADIAEWLDVLARLGLLHGTGGDTGAPSEEAGIQAVHRFLLRTPARMAGVWLPDAVGDRRPQNLPGTWDQYPNWRLPVADAEGRPVTLEDLAASPRLHALFDVVRDRAGD
- a CDS encoding MarR family winged helix-turn-helix transcriptional regulator — encoded protein: MNERPEPRKDPVDAIIDQWAAVRPDLDTAAMEVFGRVFRLARAMGDRMEKAYARFGISRGEFDALATLRRSGEPYTLSPRQLSATLMLTTGGMTGRLDKLERAGLLRRSPDPHDRRGLQVTLTDRGLELIDEAVGAGLAAQTEALSALDDERAAQLAGLLRDLLAGTEKQAQDAPRAPAPRTYPR
- a CDS encoding EamA family transporter, with protein sequence MAAGRPALIALTALAPVSWGTTYAVTTEFLPADRPLFTGLMRALPAGLLLLALARVLPRGAWWWRAAVLGALNIGAFFPLLFLSAYRLPGGMAAAVGSVGPLFVVGLSALLLGQRPTTRSVLTGVVAAFGVSLVVLRAAGALDTLGVLAALASTASMSAGTVLTKRWGRPDGVGPLALTGWQLTAGGLLIAPLALLAEGAPPALDGPAVGGYLYLALANTAVAYWLWFRGIGRLSATQVTFLGPLSPLTAAVVGWAALGQALTPLQLVGMALAFGATAAGQLAPRAAAAEPARSFGSASKNGRKDAMDLTGPALRR